AGGCTAAAAGCACAAATGAAAAAAATTTCAGTATGGATAATATTAAAAAGCACCAAATTGAATATTTATCGTTAGTAGACGCTCATCAAGGAGTGGCATTTTGAATTATTTATTTTAATTTACAGAACAAGTTTATTCTTATTAAACATAACCAATTTTTAAAAATTAGTAAGAATAAAAAGACGCTAGCATATTCATTACTGCTAGCTAATGGTATTTCTATAGAATTAGATTTTCCAGGAATATTAGACTATCTTAAAGTGATTTAATCTTGGTGATTTAATTTATTATATTCTTCATCAATTCTATCACGATAAGCAGTTGAAAATTTAAATCTTGGATCCAATCTTGAATCAATATTTAAAACTACTTTTGTAATATTATGAATTTTTGTTTTAGCAGGAATAAATTTAGAAGAAAACATACCAAAACCTGAAATAGAAACATTATTTCCCTGTACAATTTCATTTGTAATTGCCGTAACAATTTCATTAAAAATAGATTCAACTAGTACTTGTTGAAATCCAGTTTTTTCACTAACGTGAATTATCAATTCTTTTTTATTCATATTATTTAATCTCCTATTTTTCTATTCATGTTTTAAAGGTCTAACCATCAATGATTTAATAACTTCTTTTATGTTATTTTTCATGTAAATTATTTTGTATAATGCTTCGACTATGGGTAATTCTAGTCGCCCATTTTTAATATAATTTTCATAAATAACTTTTATTGATCTAAGCCCTTCAACTGTTTTATTGTTTGTTTCTTTAGTATTGCTAAAAAAATTTTTGCCAAAAGTATAATTTCTTGATTTAGGTGATAACGCAGTTAAAATTAAATCCCCTATCCCTGACAAACCAAAAATTGTTGATTTCTTGCCACCAACATATTTATTATAAGTTAGGATTTCATTGATTGAGCGACTAACAAGCGCAACTTGAGTATTTGTTGAATATCCTAAACCTTCTGCCATACCTGAAGCAATTGAGATAATATTCTTAAATATTGCCCCGACTTCAGCACCTTTAACATCGTTTTGTGTATATACTCTAAATCATTCATTAGAAAATAACTTTTGCACCTTTTTTGCAATATTTTTATTATAAGCCACGGCATCAACTAAAGTAATATGTCTTTCAACAATATCAATCGCAAATGACGGTCCTATTAGTGAAACAACACCTGTGATATTGCTGTTAGTTTTAATTAGTTTACTCATTTCATCATAGACTGAGACTGCCGTGTCAGGCCAAAAGCCTTTAGATACATTAATAAAAATGGTGGGTTTAGTTATTTTTGAAATTACTGATTTAAAAACAT
The sequence above is a segment of the [Mycoplasma] phocae genome. Coding sequences within it:
- a CDS encoding HU family DNA-binding protein; translation: MNKKELIIHVSEKTGFQQVLVESIFNEIVTAITNEIVQGNNVSISGFGMFSSKFIPAKTKIHNITKVVLNIDSRLDPRFKFSTAYRDRIDEEYNKLNHQD
- the recU gene encoding Holliday junction resolvase RecU is translated as MDMQKNRGMFLESIINRSNQFYFENNIALIHKKNLDIDFKSVDLKNKKLIVNNAFIKSKSTVDYYGVYKGIFLAFEAKSTNEKNFSMDNIKKHQIEYLSLVDAHQGVAFWIIYFNLQNKFILIKHNQFLKISKNKKTLAYSLLLANGISIELDFPGILDYLKVI
- a CDS encoding NAD(P)H-dependent glycerol-3-phosphate dehydrogenase; translation: MRQKVAILGSGGMGTACATVLEDNNHNVIIYGVDHQELEELKNGKNSKYFSDKINLPKFQTTANIDEAIQDADYILFAIPTQFIEDVFKSVISKITKPTIFINVSKGFWPDTAVSVYDEMSKLIKTNSNITGVVSLIGPSFAIDIVERHITLVDAVAYNKNIAKKVQKLFSNEWFRVYTQNDVKGAEVGAIFKNIISIASGMAEGLGYSTNTQVALVSRSINEILTYNKYVGGKKSTIFGLSGIGDLILTALSPKSRNYTFGKNFFSNTKETNNKTVEGLRSIKVIYENYIKNGRLELPIVEALYKIIYMKNNIKEVIKSLMVRPLKHE